In Saccharicrinis fermentans DSM 9555 = JCM 21142, a genomic segment contains:
- a CDS encoding SusD/RagB family nutrient-binding outer membrane lipoprotein: MNKIKYIIVILVAIVTFSCDVDYYGSPNEPEVAPTYGIMNRVQKRLMDDTRDEWFSGRMSLLWVQYWNQTAYTEEDRYQYRETVNKAGWEDLYKNAQDLRDIIELNTSEATKDAMAAYGPNENQIAAARIMLVYIYQIATEMWGDVPYYSYGNDDETFQANSIKDAGITTPAYAKQSAIYADMLKELDEAQAMIMLDENMIDGDNFYGGDAVQWKKFANSLRLRIANRVKDVYPDALNHMSSAIAAGVMESNADNAGVAYENTSLNGAPMYRAFYVENRIDFAPSWSFVELLQGERGPFVADPRLDIFVDDNEDGFKVGIPLTSNNGEVGGFVKESLPGAAILAADYTEIYMEYAEVCFILSEYNGWDQTWYEMGVKASMSRWGVDAAAIDAYVAALPPASEETVLTQKYIALYMQPMEAWSEYRRTGYPNTLIKPNETYDYTYLVKDDLGIVSEVTEKYTYGVGSLSSDVPNRVSYLLNEYSVNKANVEAAKSSMGGDEITTKMWWQN; encoded by the coding sequence ATGAATAAAATAAAATATATCATTGTTATTCTGGTGGCTATAGTAACATTTTCTTGCGATGTGGATTACTATGGAAGTCCGAACGAACCAGAAGTAGCACCTACCTATGGAATAATGAATAGGGTGCAGAAAAGATTGATGGATGATACCCGTGATGAATGGTTTTCCGGCAGAATGTCTTTGTTATGGGTTCAGTATTGGAACCAAACAGCTTATACCGAGGAGGATCGATATCAGTATAGAGAAACGGTTAATAAAGCAGGTTGGGAAGACTTGTATAAAAACGCGCAGGATTTAAGGGATATTATTGAGCTGAATACGAGCGAGGCGACAAAAGATGCTATGGCAGCATACGGACCTAATGAAAATCAGATTGCGGCTGCTCGTATAATGCTTGTTTATATTTATCAAATAGCCACAGAGATGTGGGGCGATGTACCCTATTATTCTTATGGAAATGATGATGAAACATTTCAGGCAAACTCAATCAAGGATGCTGGCATTACAACACCGGCCTATGCTAAGCAGTCTGCTATCTATGCTGATATGCTTAAAGAGTTGGATGAGGCTCAGGCAATGATTATGCTTGATGAAAATATGATTGATGGTGATAATTTCTATGGTGGTGATGCTGTTCAATGGAAAAAGTTTGCAAACTCATTAAGATTGAGAATTGCGAACCGTGTGAAGGATGTGTATCCGGACGCATTAAACCATATGTCATCAGCTATTGCAGCAGGTGTAATGGAGAGTAATGCGGATAATGCCGGAGTGGCTTATGAAAATACTTCATTAAATGGGGCGCCTATGTATCGTGCCTTTTATGTGGAAAACAGAATAGATTTTGCTCCTTCCTGGTCTTTTGTTGAGTTGTTGCAAGGGGAAAGAGGTCCGTTTGTGGCTGATCCGCGCTTGGATATCTTTGTGGATGATAATGAAGATGGATTTAAAGTAGGTATTCCTTTGACGAGTAATAACGGAGAAGTAGGTGGTTTTGTAAAAGAGTCGCTTCCTGGAGCTGCCATTCTAGCTGCAGATTACACTGAAATTTATATGGAGTATGCCGAAGTTTGTTTTATTCTGAGTGAATATAATGGTTGGGATCAAACTTGGTATGAAATGGGAGTAAAAGCCTCCATGTCGAGATGGGGAGTTGATGCTGCTGCAATCGATGCTTATGTAGCTGCTTTACCTCCAGCGAGTGAAGAAACAGTCTTAACTCAAAAGTATATTGCCCTTTATATGCAACCAATGGAGGCATGGAGTGAATACAGAAGAACTGGTTATCCTAACACGCTTATTAAGCCCAATGAAACATACGATTATACTTATCTGGTGAAAGATGACCTTGGTATTGTAAGTGAGGTAACAGAAAAGTATACTTATGGTGTGGGGAGTTTATCATCAGATGTGCCCAATAGGGTTAGTTACTTGCTCAACGAATACAGTGTAAATAAAGCGAATGTTGAAGCTGCAAAATCTTCTATGGGCGGAGATGAAATCACTACTAAAATGTGGTGGCAAAATTAA
- the ung gene encoding uracil-DNA glycosylase, whose product MEVKIEAGWKNLLKEEFNKAYFINLSKFVREEYDKQTIFPPATKIFNAFNLCPLNKTRVVILGQDPYHGENQAHGLCFSVNEGVKTPPSLVNIFKEIKNDYGTPPPSSGNLERWAKQGVLLLNATLTVRAHQAGSHQKQGWEKFTDSVIKLLAQEKENLVFILWGAYAGKKSAYINPTKHYILTSAHPSPLSAHRGFIGNKHFSKTNAYLRSKGLQEIIW is encoded by the coding sequence ATGGAAGTAAAAATAGAAGCAGGTTGGAAAAATCTGTTAAAAGAAGAATTTAACAAAGCCTATTTTATCAATCTCAGTAAATTTGTCAGAGAAGAATATGACAAACAAACTATCTTCCCACCTGCAACTAAAATATTCAATGCTTTTAACTTATGCCCACTCAACAAGACCAGAGTGGTCATATTAGGCCAGGATCCTTACCATGGTGAAAATCAGGCACACGGCCTCTGCTTTTCAGTTAACGAGGGCGTTAAAACACCTCCATCATTGGTAAACATATTTAAAGAAATAAAAAACGACTACGGCACCCCTCCTCCTTCCAGTGGAAATTTGGAACGATGGGCCAAACAAGGCGTATTACTTCTAAATGCCACATTAACAGTCAGAGCCCACCAAGCCGGATCGCACCAAAAACAAGGCTGGGAAAAATTTACCGATAGCGTCATAAAATTATTGGCCCAAGAAAAAGAAAACCTAGTTTTTATTCTATGGGGTGCCTATGCCGGCAAGAAATCGGCCTACATTAACCCTACAAAACATTACATTTTAACATCCGCACATCCTTCTCCCTTGTCTGCCCACCGTGGCTTTATAGGCAACAAGCATTTTAGTAAAACAAATGCCTACTTAAGGAGCAAAGGCTTACAAGAAATTATCTGGTAA
- a CDS encoding SusC/RagA family TonB-linked outer membrane protein yields the protein MRKLALFLSMVLFLGLQTLNAQTKAISGKVVDNYGDPIPGVSIIVKGTTSGTVSRPDGSYLLNVPQDAEIIVFTFVGMETKEIMIGDRSSINVMLASSAIDVDEVVVTALGISREKKSLGYASQGVSEDDLMAANDVNAIASLSGKVAGLSVSGQNFAGSQNILIRGASSFSGNNQPLFVVDGVPISNEGFNDVETQSGGGGYDYGSMVADLNSYDIANVEVLKGSAASALYGSRGQNGVIMITTKSGRKGKKTFSVDINSGVTIDRVSILPELQDKYGGGYGGFGSTTIDGVEYQTVSYAVDESWGPKFEGQDVLHWWGIADYEQGLTSAPVTGKWEASKNDVEDFYETGITYQNSINVVSTSENSALRIGYTNISMEGIVPNSKQNKNTFNINGNTSVLDGFVELNSNVTFVHTDTKGRPQFGYGDNSQSQKFFQWGQRQLDMDKLKNYANPDGTNRTWNRTSASDATPKYSDNPYWTAYKNYQDDDRTRIFGTVGGKINLTDYLSASGNVYLDTYTFNARERVAIGSQAQSMFKQVQRQAIETNYEGKLNFQKRFGDLDVLGFVGGNIRKENYSRFEGETDGGLVIDGLYNLNNSANQPILDDYDREKRVNSWFGMASVGYKSFAYLEATYRTDYDSTLPEEHNEYSYASVSGSVILSQLLKYSWMNNLKVRLNYGETGNGTDPYQVYNTYEISDPFQGNPQFTNLDRLKNENLKPELTQEVEFGVEGSFLHNRAGFDFTYYTRDTENQIVPVEVSGSTGYIEQVINAGLINNRGIELMVYGTPLKVGDFSWELGINYAKNTNEVKELPASLGGKLQLASAPFGGAYINSVEGKTFQELYAYDFVYDDNGNKVINSETGFYEMGDLQSMGSVLPDYTAGLKSTFRYKNIDLGVLIDMSKGGKYYSLTNMWSMYSGMAEATATATSNGNTIREDGLVLDGVVDKGNGYEENDMHLSAIDYGEYHYHGYDTPSATSVFDADYVKLREVTIGYTLPKVVDVIKSIRVSAYGRNLAIWGLDNKGIDPETIVGGNGNIQGLEGGIVPGSKSYGFNVQIKF from the coding sequence ATGCGGAAATTAGCATTATTTCTGTCTATGGTTCTTTTTTTAGGCCTACAGACTTTAAATGCCCAAACAAAAGCTATTTCCGGAAAAGTTGTCGACAATTACGGCGACCCGATTCCGGGAGTATCTATTATTGTTAAGGGAACAACCTCAGGGACAGTTTCTCGTCCAGATGGATCTTACTTATTGAATGTGCCTCAGGATGCCGAAATCATTGTATTCACATTCGTTGGGATGGAAACCAAGGAGATCATGATTGGTGATCGGTCTAGTATTAATGTAATGCTCGCATCGAGTGCTATTGATGTAGATGAAGTAGTTGTAACTGCGCTGGGAATATCCCGAGAAAAGAAATCATTGGGGTATGCATCACAAGGTGTGTCTGAAGATGATTTGATGGCTGCGAATGATGTAAATGCCATCGCTTCTTTATCTGGTAAAGTAGCGGGTTTAAGTGTTTCTGGTCAAAATTTTGCTGGATCGCAGAATATATTGATTAGGGGAGCTAGCTCCTTTAGTGGAAACAACCAACCTTTATTTGTAGTTGATGGGGTGCCTATCAGTAATGAGGGTTTTAATGATGTTGAAACACAAAGTGGTGGCGGTGGATATGACTATGGTTCAATGGTCGCTGACTTGAACTCATATGACATTGCCAATGTTGAGGTGCTTAAGGGAAGTGCGGCATCTGCTCTTTACGGTAGTAGGGGGCAGAATGGTGTGATCATGATTACAACCAAGTCAGGCAGAAAAGGTAAAAAAACTTTTTCTGTGGACATTAATTCTGGCGTTACCATTGATAGGGTAAGTATTTTGCCCGAACTACAAGATAAATATGGTGGTGGTTACGGTGGTTTTGGTTCAACAACAATCGATGGCGTGGAGTATCAAACAGTAAGTTATGCTGTCGATGAAAGCTGGGGGCCTAAATTCGAAGGCCAGGATGTTCTGCATTGGTGGGGTATTGCTGATTATGAGCAAGGTCTTACGAGTGCTCCTGTCACCGGGAAATGGGAGGCTTCGAAAAATGATGTGGAAGATTTTTACGAAACAGGCATTACTTATCAAAATAGTATTAACGTTGTTAGTACTTCCGAAAATTCGGCATTACGTATTGGTTATACCAATATTTCGATGGAAGGAATTGTTCCAAATTCTAAACAGAATAAAAACACCTTCAATATTAATGGAAATACTTCTGTGTTAGATGGATTCGTGGAACTTAATTCCAATGTTACATTTGTTCATACAGATACCAAAGGTCGTCCACAGTTTGGTTATGGAGATAATTCTCAATCGCAAAAATTCTTTCAATGGGGACAACGTCAGTTGGACATGGATAAGTTGAAAAACTATGCGAACCCTGATGGAACCAATAGAACATGGAACCGTACTTCTGCGAGTGATGCAACACCTAAATATTCTGATAACCCCTATTGGACAGCCTATAAGAATTATCAGGACGATGATAGAACTCGTATTTTTGGAACGGTAGGTGGTAAAATTAACTTGACTGATTATTTATCAGCTTCTGGTAATGTTTACTTAGATACTTATACGTTTAACGCGCGCGAAAGAGTTGCTATTGGTTCTCAGGCACAATCTATGTTTAAACAAGTTCAACGCCAGGCCATAGAAACAAATTATGAAGGAAAATTAAATTTCCAAAAAAGATTTGGAGACTTGGATGTTTTAGGATTTGTAGGAGGCAATATCCGGAAAGAAAATTATTCTCGTTTCGAAGGAGAAACAGACGGTGGTCTGGTAATTGATGGTCTGTATAACCTGAATAACTCTGCGAATCAGCCTATCTTGGATGATTACGATAGAGAGAAGCGAGTGAATAGTTGGTTTGGAATGGCCAGTGTGGGCTATAAAAGTTTTGCTTACCTAGAAGCAACCTATCGTACCGATTATGATTCTACATTGCCGGAGGAACATAATGAATATAGTTATGCATCAGTTTCCGGAAGTGTTATCTTGTCTCAGTTATTGAAATATAGCTGGATGAATAATCTTAAAGTACGATTGAACTATGGTGAAACAGGTAATGGTACTGACCCTTATCAAGTATATAATACTTATGAAATAAGTGATCCTTTTCAAGGGAATCCACAGTTTACAAATCTGGATCGTTTAAAAAATGAGAACTTGAAACCAGAGTTAACACAAGAGGTGGAATTCGGTGTTGAAGGTTCTTTCTTGCATAATAGAGCCGGGTTTGATTTTACCTACTATACTAGGGATACAGAAAACCAAATTGTTCCAGTAGAAGTTTCTGGGTCTACAGGTTATATTGAGCAGGTGATTAATGCTGGTTTGATAAATAATAGAGGTATTGAATTAATGGTTTATGGTACGCCGCTTAAAGTTGGAGACTTTAGTTGGGAGTTGGGTATCAACTACGCTAAAAATACCAATGAGGTAAAAGAACTTCCTGCATCATTAGGTGGTAAATTACAGTTGGCAAGTGCTCCTTTTGGAGGCGCCTACATTAATTCGGTAGAAGGAAAAACATTCCAGGAATTATATGCTTATGACTTTGTTTATGATGATAATGGCAATAAAGTAATTAATTCTGAAACCGGATTTTATGAAATGGGTGATTTACAATCCATGGGATCGGTATTGCCTGATTATACAGCTGGTCTTAAAAGTACATTCCGATATAAGAATATAGATTTGGGTGTGTTGATCGATATGTCTAAAGGAGGAAAATATTACTCTTTAACAAATATGTGGTCTATGTACTCGGGTATGGCCGAGGCGACTGCAACAGCTACCTCAAATGGAAACACGATTCGTGAGGATGGACTTGTGTTGGATGGAGTTGTTGATAAGGGTAATGGATATGAAGAAAATGATATGCATTTAAGTGCCATTGATTATGGTGAATATCATTATCATGGCTATGATACACCTAGTGCAACAAGTGTATTTGATGCAGATTATGTGAAACTTCGTGAGGTGACTATTGGTTATACTTTGCCTAAAGTTGTTGATGTTATTAAATCAATCAGGGTTTCTGCCTATGGAAGAAATCTTGCGATTTGGGGATTAGATAATAAAGGTATAGATCCAGAGACCATTGTTGGAGGTAATGGAAATATTCAAGGACTAGAAGGAGGTATCGTTCCTGGAAGCAAATCGTATGGTTTCAATGTTCAAATTAAATTTTAA
- a CDS encoding DUF6377 domain-containing protein, producing MIKYFCFLFLLFFSTVSTINAMDRYAELDRLIENENFFNGKKERRLDSLKSEILERQVKGKEWECYQLYKKVADEYATYVFDSAMFYFRGAIDLAYRMNHQKAIAQCQSSFGHLLVSVGYYKEAIDTLNKVSVDQLPEGERQDYFSYKVRAYYDLADYINDDFYSPVYREIAEGYVDSVLEYRMPNSVQPLITKALRFLAKWQPDSAAYYYTMAGRMPLSMHEQAVVHSCLGYICIRQGKDALGKEHLIKSTMADIKTATKEAISLMVLADFLMEHGEIERAYEYIQKAKEDAAFFGSKQRMLQVAEIFPVIEVARLLQEEKKRQKAVRYIWIVSALVIVVLIFLLFVYRQLFNLRKIWMVIQQNNKELKVLNVRLKEANKIKERYIGHFFNMGSLFVGKLEDVSKSLNTLLVSNDPHKLKAILKTINPKKERDELFHNFDEVFLKLFPSFIQEVNELVEAKNNYVLRSGQLLNTELRILALIRLGVEDNETMSQVLGVSINTIYTYKTKARNKSALSAELFFERLKAIKSDR from the coding sequence ATGATAAAGTATTTTTGTTTTCTATTTTTATTGTTTTTCTCCACTGTATCTACTATTAATGCAATGGACAGGTATGCTGAACTGGATAGGCTGATAGAAAATGAAAATTTCTTTAATGGCAAGAAGGAACGAAGGTTAGATTCGCTTAAGTCAGAAATTTTGGAGAGACAGGTCAAGGGAAAGGAATGGGAATGCTACCAACTTTATAAAAAGGTGGCGGATGAATATGCTACTTATGTTTTTGATTCGGCCATGTTTTATTTTCGAGGTGCCATCGATTTAGCTTATCGCATGAATCATCAAAAGGCTATTGCCCAGTGTCAGTCGAGCTTTGGTCACTTGTTGGTTTCGGTAGGATACTATAAGGAGGCCATTGATACCTTAAATAAGGTCAGTGTTGATCAGTTACCAGAGGGAGAGCGTCAGGATTATTTTAGTTATAAAGTGAGAGCTTATTATGATTTGGCGGATTATATCAATGATGATTTTTATTCCCCTGTTTATAGGGAAATAGCAGAGGGTTATGTGGATTCGGTTTTAGAATATCGGATGCCAAACTCTGTTCAGCCTTTGATAACCAAAGCTTTGAGGTTTTTAGCTAAGTGGCAGCCCGATTCTGCAGCCTACTATTATACCATGGCCGGGAGAATGCCGCTAAGCATGCACGAGCAGGCTGTAGTTCATTCCTGTCTGGGATATATTTGTATAAGGCAAGGAAAAGATGCTTTGGGAAAAGAGCATCTAATAAAGTCGACCATGGCTGATATTAAAACGGCCACCAAAGAAGCCATATCATTAATGGTGTTGGCCGATTTTCTAATGGAGCATGGCGAAATAGAACGTGCTTATGAATACATTCAAAAGGCAAAGGAGGATGCTGCATTCTTTGGGTCTAAGCAAAGAATGTTACAGGTTGCTGAAATATTTCCGGTCATTGAAGTGGCTAGGTTGTTACAGGAGGAAAAAAAACGACAAAAGGCGGTCAGGTACATTTGGATTGTTTCCGCCTTGGTTATTGTTGTGTTGATTTTTTTATTGTTTGTCTATCGTCAATTGTTTAATCTCCGAAAAATATGGATGGTGATCCAACAAAATAATAAGGAGCTAAAGGTTTTGAATGTTCGACTTAAGGAGGCCAATAAAATAAAGGAGCGGTATATTGGTCACTTTTTTAATATGGGATCGCTGTTTGTTGGTAAGTTGGAAGATGTTTCCAAGTCCTTAAATACCTTACTGGTTTCAAATGATCCCCATAAACTTAAAGCCATACTAAAAACAATTAACCCCAAAAAAGAGCGAGATGAACTGTTTCATAACTTTGATGAGGTCTTTTTAAAACTCTTTCCCTCTTTTATTCAGGAGGTGAATGAATTGGTAGAAGCCAAAAATAACTATGTTTTACGATCCGGCCAGCTCCTAAATACTGAATTAAGAATTTTGGCTTTGATCCGGCTTGGGGTCGAGGACAATGAAACCATGTCGCAAGTACTTGGTGTATCCATCAATACCATCTATACTTATAAAACCAAAGCGAGAAATAAGTCTGCCCTCTCTGCTGAATTGTTTTTCGAAAGACTTAAGGCTATCAAATCTGATCGCTAA